One part of the Lycium ferocissimum isolate CSIRO_LF1 chromosome 8, AGI_CSIRO_Lferr_CH_V1, whole genome shotgun sequence genome encodes these proteins:
- the LOC132068675 gene encoding DNA topoisomerase 1 alpha-like isoform X1, producing the protein MAVEDFAKTTGGSTSKSYDSAEIQPLGTKVQKYGSAKRPPCEVTSTAQASVKKPRIYDASAPVNSKHASVKTETKAEHDDGDDVPKSQRIKKSATSANKLSSPMKATKVVSSSLKETKSKLKKKSKFSKSSKVPPSSGEGLKWTTLVHNGVIFPPPYKPHGVKMLYKGKPVDLTPEQEEVATMYAVMLDTDYMNKPQFKENFMNDWRKILGKKHVIQKLEDCDFTPIYEWHQREKEKKKQMSAEEKKALKEEKLKQEEKYMWAIVDGVKEKVGNFRAEPPGLFRGRGEHPKMGKLKRRIRPSNITINIGKDAPIPECPVPGESWKEVKHDNTVTWLAFWNDPINPKEFKYVFLAASSSLKGQSDKEKYEKARRLKDYIEGIRSVYTKDFTSKDPVKRQIAVATYLIDKLALRAGNEKDDDEADTVGCCTLKVENVEPVPPNVLKFDFLGKDSIRYQNEVAVYEPVFKAIQQFRSGKKGGDDLFDQLDTSKLNAHLKELMPGLTAKVFRTYNASFTLEQQLNKLTQGGEFAERYAVYQLANKEVAIICNHQRSVSKSHSLQVSKLNEKIEELKVVLEELKVDLARAKNRKPPVKSSDGKTKRNLTPEVLQKKIDQTNVKIDKIEKQIETKEELKTVALGTSKINYLDPRITVAWCKRHEVPIEKIFNKSLLAKFAWAMHVEPSFTF; encoded by the exons ATGGCTGTTGAGGATTTTGCTAAAACAACTGGGGGTTCTACTAGCAAATCTTATGATTCTGCAGAAATTCAACCTTTAGGAACCAAAGTTCAGAAATATGGGTCAGCTAAGAGACCTCCATGCGAGGTCACGTCTACTGCTCAGGCTTCAGTTAAAAAGCCTAGGATTTATGATGCATCTGCACCAGTTAATAGTAAGCATGCTTCTGTTAAAACTGAAACAAAGGCAGAACATGACGATGGCGACGATGTTCCTAAATCCCAGAGGATAAAGAAGTCTGCAACTTCCGCTAATAAATTGTCATCTCCAATGAAAGCAACTAAAGTTGTTTCATCGTCACTGAAGGAAACGAAAAGtaagttgaagaaaaaatcCAAGTTCTCTAAGTCATCGAAAGTACCTCCAAGCTCAGGTGAAGGACTAAAATGGACTACTTTGGTACACAATGGAGTGATATTTCCTCCTCCATACAAACCTCATGGTGTTAAGATGCTCTACAAGGGAAAGCCTGTTGATCTCACCCCAGAACAAGAGGAG GTTGCAACAATGTATGCAGTGATGTTAGACACTGATTACATGAATAAACCACAATTCAAAGAGAATTTCATGAATGACTGGAGGAAAATACTTGGAAAAAAACATGTCATTCAAAAGTTAGAAGATTGTGATTTCACCCCAATATACGAGTGGCACCAGAgggaaaaggagaagaaaaagcaAATGAGTGCAGAA GAGAAAAAGGCCTTGAAAGAAGAGAAACTCAAGCAAGAAGAGAAGTACATGTGGGCTATCGTTGATGGTGTAAAAGAGAAG GTTGGGAACTTTAGGGCTGAACCACCTGGATTGTTCCGTGGCCGTGGAGAACATCCGAAG ATGGGAAAGCTAAAAAGACGGATCCGACCAAGTAACATTACAATAAACATTGGAAAGGATGCTCCAATACCAGAATGTCCTGTCCCTGGTGAAAG CTGGAAGGAAGTAAAGCATGACAACACTGTAACATGGTTAGCATTCTGGAATGATCCTATTAATCCAAAAGAATTCAAGTACGTTTTCCTGGCAGCCAGTAGTTCCTTGAAAGGGCAAAGTGACAAGGAGAAGTATGAGAAAGCAAGGCGtttaaag GATTACATAGAGGGTATCAGGTCTGTATATACGAAGGATTTTACCAGTAAAGATCCTGTAAAGCGTCAAATTGCGGTTGCAACCTATCTTATTGATAAATTAGCTCTGAGGGCAGGGAATGAGAAG GATGATGATGAAGCTGATACAGTTGGTTGCTGCACATTGAAGGTTGAGAATGTAGAACCAGTACCTCCAAATGTTTTGAAG TTCGATTTTCTTGGTAAAGATTCTATCAGGTACCAAAATGAGGTCGCTGTGTATGAGCCTGTTTTCAAAGCTATTCAACAGTTCCGAAGTG GGAAAAAGGGAGGTGACGACCTTTTTGACCAGCTTGACACAAGTAAGCTTAATGCTCATCTAAAGGAACTCATGCCTGGCCTCACAGCAAAAGTATTTCGTACATATAATGCATCTTTTACATTGGAACAGCAG TTGAATAAGCTGACTCAAGGTGGAGAGTTTGCTGAGAGATATGCAGTATATCAATTGGCAAATAAAGAG GTTGCAATAATCTGCAATCATCAACGTAGTGTTTCAAAGTCACATAGTCTACAAGTTTCAAAGTTGAATGAGAAGATAGAAGAATTAAAG GTTGTTTTGGAAGAACTCAAAGTAGATTTGGCTCGggctaaaaatagaaaacctcCAGTTAAAAGTTCTGACGGGAAGACAAAGAGGAATTTGACCCCTGAAGT ATTACAAAAAAAGATAGATCAAACTAATGTGAAGATTGATAAGATTGAGAAGCAAATAGAGACAAAAGAAGAATTGAAAACTGTGGCTTTAGGCACATCAAAGATCAACTATCTGGATCCTAGGATCACAGTTGCCTGGTGTAAGCGTCATGAGGTTCCCATTGAAAAg ATTTTCAATAAGTCTCTTCTAGCAAAGTTTGCCTGGGCAATGCATGTTGAGCCAAGCTTCACATTTTAA
- the LOC132068675 gene encoding DNA topoisomerase 1-like isoform X2 gives MLQYQNVLSLVKASSSLKGQSDKEKYEKARRLKDYIEGIRSVYTKDFTSKDPVKRQIAVATYLIDKLALRAGNEKDDDEADTVGCCTLKVENVEPVPPNVLKFDFLGKDSIRYQNEVAVYEPVFKAIQQFRSGKKGGDDLFDQLDTSKLNAHLKELMPGLTAKVFRTYNASFTLEQQLNKLTQGGEFAERYAVYQLANKEVAIICNHQRSVSKSHSLQVSKLNEKIEELKVVLEELKVDLARAKNRKPPVKSSDGKTKRNLTPEVLQKKIDQTNVKIDKIEKQIETKEELKTVALGTSKINYLDPRITVAWCKRHEVPIEKIFNKSLLAKFAWAMHVEPSFTF, from the exons ATGCTCCAATACCAGAATGTCCTGTCCCTGGTGAAAG CCAGTAGTTCCTTGAAAGGGCAAAGTGACAAGGAGAAGTATGAGAAAGCAAGGCGtttaaag GATTACATAGAGGGTATCAGGTCTGTATATACGAAGGATTTTACCAGTAAAGATCCTGTAAAGCGTCAAATTGCGGTTGCAACCTATCTTATTGATAAATTAGCTCTGAGGGCAGGGAATGAGAAG GATGATGATGAAGCTGATACAGTTGGTTGCTGCACATTGAAGGTTGAGAATGTAGAACCAGTACCTCCAAATGTTTTGAAG TTCGATTTTCTTGGTAAAGATTCTATCAGGTACCAAAATGAGGTCGCTGTGTATGAGCCTGTTTTCAAAGCTATTCAACAGTTCCGAAGTG GGAAAAAGGGAGGTGACGACCTTTTTGACCAGCTTGACACAAGTAAGCTTAATGCTCATCTAAAGGAACTCATGCCTGGCCTCACAGCAAAAGTATTTCGTACATATAATGCATCTTTTACATTGGAACAGCAG TTGAATAAGCTGACTCAAGGTGGAGAGTTTGCTGAGAGATATGCAGTATATCAATTGGCAAATAAAGAG GTTGCAATAATCTGCAATCATCAACGTAGTGTTTCAAAGTCACATAGTCTACAAGTTTCAAAGTTGAATGAGAAGATAGAAGAATTAAAG GTTGTTTTGGAAGAACTCAAAGTAGATTTGGCTCGggctaaaaatagaaaacctcCAGTTAAAAGTTCTGACGGGAAGACAAAGAGGAATTTGACCCCTGAAGT ATTACAAAAAAAGATAGATCAAACTAATGTGAAGATTGATAAGATTGAGAAGCAAATAGAGACAAAAGAAGAATTGAAAACTGTGGCTTTAGGCACATCAAAGATCAACTATCTGGATCCTAGGATCACAGTTGCCTGGTGTAAGCGTCATGAGGTTCCCATTGAAAAg ATTTTCAATAAGTCTCTTCTAGCAAAGTTTGCCTGGGCAATGCATGTTGAGCCAAGCTTCACATTTTAA